The DNA segment TATATGTGATGAGAAAAGGAAAACATTGAAGAGTTCATCATCTAAGTTCTAACACATGAGGCAGCTCAGCATTTGAACCTCGAACAGATCAAAACAGGCATATGTGAGGGAGGGCAGCCATCCACTCTTTGCAACAATTGCAATTTGAACATAGGCAACAGTCACAACAAATTAGCTTGCTGCTCATGCCAATGCCACTTACACATCGAAGCATCTTTTCTTGGTCGGTTGAGAGATGATTCCTTCAGCAAGCCGAAACAATCGGTAACTATTTGATATATCAATCAGACTCCACAAAGATCTGCAATGCAGTGAAAAGATGCATCAGAGCTGATATTTATCAATTGAAGTAGGCAAGTAAACATAATAATTTGCTAAAATCTGCGCATATGAAAACAACCTCGACATCTGGCAATGGGTCATAAGTTTTCTTCTCTTTTGTGTCAGACACTGTAATTCCACTTATTCTCTGGACTCCAAGTTTAGTTGCAATCAGGCTCTGCACATGTAAAACCCGTAAATTACAAATGAAGCAAAAACATCGACATAAATACAACTTATGTCCAAGTAGTTGTAGATGAAATAACAGCAAAATTCGTGAACAGAAATCCAACTGGGCCCTCGGCAATTTATTAATAAGTATCAGACAAGGCAATATCTTCCATTTGGAAATAAATGATTGCATGTTGAAGTCCAGGCCGAAGCCACAACTAAAACAGCCAGATTGAAAATAAATGGTCTGGAAATTTTCTTCATACCAGATGGAAATCAGTGGAACCGAATGCTTCCACCTGTGGTAATAACTGTACACAAGTGTAAAATCTGTATCAACAATTgccttaaatcataattttatatgCTACGCTAAACAGAAAAAGCATACTGCAAATCTTCATTTATGTCACTGAAGTAATAATAAACTTCTTCGAAGCAATTAATCTGAGTTATGCTTGAGGTATTCAACTACTTCATAACCATAAGAAGCACCTCacttggaaaaaaaaacaaaaaaaactgtGATATCTAAGAAAAGAACCACTATATTTTGTGTGTTGATCGGTCAAGTGATCCTCAGTTACCATGACATAATTAGACAGACTGAATTCCCATTACACCTTTAGCTTTAATACACCAAACTGACCAGATCATTTTAGATGCCACCAACTACATGTTTCTCTTCATCAAGAAGCTCTAAGAATGaagagtttaaaaaaataaaaaacctgcCAACCATTCATGAATACATTTGGTGGTGTGGCATATCACTTTGGCAACCACCTAACACAAATCTCTTTTCATGAAGAAGTTCAAAGAATATAACTTCAAGACCATTTCTCACTTATCATCACTGTCTATCTCTCTCTAAATAGGAAAGCTTTAGGTATACATGCTTCCAAAATATGTAATAATAGTTTAGGAGAAAATAGCTAAAATAATGTTGGAAGTCAATTAAATCACTTACAATAGTCTGAAGCCCATTAATCATAACATTCTTCTCCTCATGTGCGCTATTTTGTGATAGCCGGACATCAAATGGGCCCAACTCTCTGTCTGTATGGTTAAGGAGATTTAGATGTACCTGCAAGTGGTCATTAAGTCAATTAACTTATTCAAAGACTATGACGTTGAAGACttagaagaaaagagagaatCTCTAGGCAGAAAAAAACATAACAGCAGCAATCTTAAGTTTCCTCATTAGGAAGAAAAGTGTTTCTTTATAAAAAATTGCcataatttgaaacaaaatgcataggtaaaacataccaaaaaggaCTTATCCAAATTGATTAGAGATGGAATCTCCAGGATTTGCAACTCAATCTCTTTGCAACTGATTGGCTGAAAAAAAGGAAATGCCATCAGAATGAgtttgataattcatttttaattttttgtattgaAAGTTATACAGATTTCAAACTCGCAAAATAACTAGAACATAGAGAATTCAACggtgtttttcttttccttttcctaaaaaggaaaaagaatgaaaaataattatttgtttcaGTATAGTAGTACAGATTTCACAAAAGGCAACACGAAACTTATTCTTCTAAAACTATAATTGTTTTAACTTACAGTGCCTAGAATTTGCTGTGTTTGCAAGCGACCAGGTTCACCCAAATTTGTACGCCATGTTATCTGAAGTTTACCAAGAATATTAGTCCCCTCTACCTTCATTTGTGCAGAATCAGGTGAAGCCAATTTCAGTTGATAAAGGTAATTGTGAATTCCCCCACCAGATCTGATAAGTATAGGTGGCTTAAATATCTCTCTGCCACTAAATGATCAACAGTTTTAGTCAAATTATCAAAAAGGTAATCAGAATTCATAACTCAAAGCATTGTTTGGACAAGATTCTAACAGAAAAGCAATCAAAATCATACACTACTTACCCAGTTGATGAATTATCTACAGGATGGAGTTCATCAGCTTTTAGTACTGTAGCACTCCAATGAGGAGCCGGTTCAAACTCAACTTGGTCCATATAAAGGTTTGATTTTGTATGATTCTCTATGCAAGCTTCTAAATAGGTAGTTTCctgagataaaaaaaattcagctatTACAGAAGGACAAAACCCAAGTTGATTTACAACTTCTACAACTAGCAATGCAGATGTAAACAAAGGTTAAGACAACGGTGCTGGTATTGGCAGCACTTGTCAAAGATCAACAACTATAAAACCAAATGAAGCACTCCAATCATCAGATGGTAGCTTTACATATTGCAGAAACCGAGTTGCAACAGAAAAAAACAAACATCTGACTTGGCTTTTAATGCTACAAAtgaggaaaaacaaaagaaaaagaaaacaacagAAGGAAACTCAGAGGCTAAGGTGCATAATGAAGGGTAGCCTATGCCTTGCCCTCCCCTCGAACAATCCTCAGTGAAGGAGGGATAAAATACTCAGGTTGTAGgaatttattttatatcaatttcaTTTACAAATCACTTGCAATTTATAAATTCCATGCCATTTTGGCCCTTTCATTTCTATAGTTTATATTACATAAAAAGAATCTACTAGTAGCAGCGTGAGTATCTAGGCTTTATAAACTTACATCAGAGAACCCAAGTCTCAACCTACCTTGACAGTACGGACCTGCACAACAGGGATAGAAAAGAAATTACAATTTTGAATGGGAAAAAGTCAAAGTTAAAACTAAGAAAGAGTCTGAAAGAACAGAAACAAATGCCAGCATGCACATTAGATTTAACTTATTTCTCTCTTGAGGCATGGGACAGTACCTTTGTCCTAACTGATAAAGGGTTAGCAACAACGAACTTGAAAAACTGTGGAAGATATTTTCTTTCTCCATCATTATCATTGTACAATGCAGTGCAAACCAGCCTGAATTTTGTCACGCAACAAATAAAGACCAAGTTAGAGGAAATATAATTAAAGAATTACAGGAAATATAAAAACCAACCAGCTGCCACATACGTATGAGCTCCAAGTTCCTTGACATCATGTTCCACAATGAAATCATATCGTCCGCCTGCACGTACAGATTCAACAGGTGATTTTGATGTATCCAGCAGGAGGATCCTCTGCCTCTCCGTTTGAATTTCAGCCTACAATCAAACAAAGACTTCTCAGCATACGTAAAAGTTTGTATGAACACCCAGGCAAAACCTCAGTTAGCCACTTTTCTCAACATAcgtgaaaataagtaaataaattaaaaagaacagAGAAAAAAAGGGATTTCCGATACTCAAACAAGCTTAAGAAGAAGCACATGATCTAACCCTTTTCAATTTTCCATGCTAGTAATACAAAAGCTTAATCAAACTCGATCAAAGAGGGGACaaaatgtcaattttaaaattcaaatcaaaaCTCCCTTTAGTTTCACA comes from the Gossypium hirsutum isolate 1008001.06 chromosome A06, Gossypium_hirsutum_v2.1, whole genome shotgun sequence genome and includes:
- the LOC107962330 gene encoding trafficking protein particle complex subunit 13 isoform X1, with protein sequence MSTTQQGTHSLAFRVMRLCKPSFHVEPPFRLDPADLFVGEDIFDDPLAAANLPPLLSSQLTKSMDSSDLTYSNRFLLHHPSDAMGFSGLLLLPQSFGAIYLGETFCSYISINNNSNFEVRDIIIKAEIQTERQRILLLDTSKSPVESVRAGGRYDFIVEHDVKELGAHTLVCTALYNDNDGERKYLPQFFKFVVANPLSVRTKVRTVKETTYLEACIENHTKSNLYMDQVEFEPAPHWSATVLKADELHPVDNSSTGGREIFKPPILIRSGGGIHNYLYQLKLASPDSAQMKVEGTNILGKLQITWRTNLGEPGRLQTQQILGTPISCKEIELQILEIPSLINLDKSFLVHLNLLNHTDRELGPFDVRLSQNSAHEEKNVMINGLQTILLPQVEAFGSTDFHLSLIATKLGVQRISGITVSDTKEKKTYDPLPDVEIFVESD
- the LOC107962330 gene encoding trafficking protein particle complex subunit 13 isoform X5 is translated as MSTTQQGTHSLAFRVMRLCKPSFHVEPPFRLDPADLFVGEDIFDDPLAAANLPPLLSSQLTKSMDSSDLTYSNRFLLHHPSDAMGFSGLLLLPQSFGAIYLGETFCSYISINNNSNFEVRDIIIKAEIQTERQRILLLDTSKSPVESVRAGGRYDFIVEHDVKELGAHTLVCTALYNDNDGERKYLPQFFKFVVANPLSVRTKVRTVKETTYLEACIENHTKSNLYMDQVEFEPAPHWSATVLKADELHPVDNSSTGGREIFKPPILIRSGGGIHNYLYQLKLASPDSAQMKVEGTNILGKLQITWRTNLGEPGRLQTQQILGTVHLNLLNHTDRELGPFDVRLSQNSAHEEKNVMINGLQTISLIATKLGVQRISGITVSDTKEKKTYDPLPDVEIFVESD
- the LOC107962330 gene encoding trafficking protein particle complex subunit 13 isoform X4 — encoded protein: MSTTQQGTHSLAFRVMRLCKPSFHVEPPFRLDPADLFVGEDIFDDPLAAANLPPLLSSQLTKSMDSSDLTYSNRFLLHHPSDAMGFSGLLLLPQSFGAIYLGETFCSYISINNNSNFEVRDIIIKAEIQTERQRILLLDTSKSPVESVRAGGRYDFIVEHDVKELGAHTLVCTALYNDNDGERKYLPQFFKFVVANPLSVRTKVRTVKETTYLEACIENHTKSNLYMDQVEFEPAPHWSATVLKADELHPVDNSSTGGREIFKPPILIRSGGGIHNYLYQLKLASPDSAQMKVEGTNILGKLQITWRTNLGEPGRLQTQQILGTVHLNLLNHTDRELGPFDVRLSQNSAHEEKNVMINGLQTILLPQVEAFGSTDFHLSLIATKLGVQRISGITVSDTKEKKTYDPLPDVEIFVESD
- the LOC107962330 gene encoding trafficking protein particle complex subunit 13 isoform X3, with protein sequence MSTTQQGTHSLAFRVMRLCKPSFHVEPPFRLDPADLFVGEDIFDDPLAAANLPPLLSSQLTKSMDSSDLTYSNRFLLHHPSDAMGFSGLLLLPQSFGAIYLGETFCSYISINNNSNFEVRDIIIKAEIQTERQRILLLDTSKSPVESVRAGGRYDFIVEHDVKELGAHTLVCTALYNDNDGERKYLPQFFKFVVANPLSVRTKVRTVKETTYLEACIENHTKSNLYMDQVEFEPAPHWSATVLKADELHPVDNSSTGGREIFKPPILIRSGGGIHNYLYQLKLASPDSAQMKVEGTNILGKLQITWRTNLGEPGRLQTQQILGTPISCKEIELQILEIPSLINLDKSFLVHLNLLNHTDRELGPFDVRLSQNSAHEEKNVMINGLQTISLIATKLGVQRISGITVSDTKEKKTYDPLPDVEIFVESD
- the LOC107962330 gene encoding trafficking protein particle complex subunit 13 isoform X2, translating into MSTTQQGTHSLAFRVMRLCKPSFHVEPPFRLDPADLFVGEDIFDDPLAAANLPPLLSSQLTKSMDSSDLTYSNRFLLHHPSDAMGFSGLLLLPQSFGAIYLGETFCSYISINNNSNFEVRDIIIKAEIQTERQRILLLDTSKSPVESVRAGGRYDFIVEHDVKELGAHTLVCTALYNDNDGERKYLPQFFKFVVANPLSVRTKVRTVKETTYLEACIENHTKSNLYMDQVEFEPAPHWSATVLKADELHPVDNSSTGEIFKPPILIRSGGGIHNYLYQLKLASPDSAQMKVEGTNILGKLQITWRTNLGEPGRLQTQQILGTPISCKEIELQILEIPSLINLDKSFLVHLNLLNHTDRELGPFDVRLSQNSAHEEKNVMINGLQTILLPQVEAFGSTDFHLSLIATKLGVQRISGITVSDTKEKKTYDPLPDVEIFVESD